The Mycolicibacterium insubricum DNA segment CGCACCGATCTCGGCCAGCGAGGGGTTGGCGGCCGACATGATCTGGTGGAACCGGTACAGGCCCCAGGCGGACAGGGCGGCGACGCCGACCAGCATGCCGACCATCCGGGCCACCACCACCAGCGACGAGGCGATCCCGTGCTGGGCCTTGGGCACCACCCGCAGTGCGGCAGACGTCAGTGGCGCGATGACCAGGCCCAGGCCGACCCCGGCGATGATCAGGTCGGTATCGAACTTCGGCAGCGCGATCGGCCCGAGCTGGTGGTGCTCGGTCATCACGTCGACGTCCCAGTGGGAGATCAACAGGTAGCCGAACGACGCGATCAGCATCCCGGGGATGACCACCATCCGGTCGCCGAACCGCTCGGCGAGGAAGCCGCCGACGACGGCGCCGATCGGCAGGGCGACCAGGAACCACATCAGCGCGAGGGCGGCGTCGCTCTGGCTGAGCCCGGCCACGCCGCGGCCGAACAGTTCGACATTGACCAGGGTGACCATCAGCGCCGCACCGGTACAGGCCGAGGCCGCCATCGCCGCCAGGAACGGCAGGACCCGCATATTGCGCGGGTCGATCAACCGGGTCTTTGCCTGCCATTCCCACAGCAGGAACAACACCGCGGCGACGGCCGCGCCGATCACCATCGGCACACCCCAGTCGGGCAGGATCTGCTTGCCGTCCGGGTTGGGGTTGTACAGGCCGAGCACCGCCAGGCCGAGCGCGACGGCCAGCAGCAGACCGCCGACCACGTCGACCTTCTCGGTCTTGGTGGTGGCCCGGTCATGGCCGGGCAGGCTGATGTGGATCAGCGCCATCGCCAGCAGGGTGAGCGGCACGTTGATCCAGAAGACGTCTTTCCAGGTGTGCAGCATGGCGACCACCGCGATGCCCCACAGCGGACCGAGCACGCTGCCCAGCTCCTGGGCGGCGCCGATCCCGCCGAGGATCTTGGTGCGATCCCGCGCCGGCCACAGGTCCGCCGCCAGCGCCAGGGTCACCGGCAGCAGCGCGCCGGACGCCGCACCCTGCACCACGCGGCCGAAGATCAGGATGTTCAGCGGGGTCAGAATCCCGGACATGTCGCTCAAGGTGGTGCCGATCGGCAGCACCCGGCCGAACATCTCCAGATCCAGATAGTCCAGGTCACCGGCCAGCGCCTTGCCCAGGCTGGCCGACGCCGCGGTGATCACCGAGCCGATGGCGAAGAACACCAGGCCCAGCTGCAGCACCGTCTTGCGGCCGAACCGGTCGGAGGTGCGGCCCAGCAGCGGCATCGCGGCGACGTAGAACAGCAGATAGCCGGTGATGATTGGGGTGACCCGCTGGATCTGATTCACGCCGATGCCGACATCGCGCATGATGTCTTCCATGATCGTGACCACGACGTAGGTGTCGATGGCCCCGAGCAGGACGGCCAGGCCGCCGGCGCCGATGGCGACGTAGCGGCTGGAACCGGAGCGCATCGGTTACTGCGCCGGTTTGGTGACGGTCACCGGCTTGTTCCAGTTCGACAGGGTCACCTGCACCGACGTGTTGGCGTTCGGGGAGATCTTGGCCCGGACCAGGTTGTGGTCGCCGTCGGGAGAGATCCACACGGTGCTGTCGATCGGCGCGGTGGCGTTGAGCTGCGGCAGCAGCTTGTTCGCCGCGTCGGCGCTGACCTTGCCGCTGACCTTGACGGTGTCGACGGTGCCGTTGAGCTTCTCGGTCTTCTCCGACTTCGCGTCGGAGAAGTTGGTCAGCAGGTTGGCCAGACCCTCGTTCGGATCGAGGATGACCGACGGGTCGTAGTACTTCTTGGCCTCGCCGACTTCGGAGTACTTGTCGCCGGTGATCTTGGCGTAGAGCAATCCGTCGGCGACGACGAACGGCACGTCCTTGGCCGTCTGGCCGAACATCGACACGTCAACCGTGCCCTGCGCGGCGGTGGCCGGCACGGTGGTCAGGTCACCCGAGAGCTTCTGCACCGGCATTTCCTCGATGGTGCCGGTGATCTCGATCTCGATATGCGCACTGGTCACGTTCTTGGTGGTCGCGGCCGATGAGCTCACCAGCGCGGCGCCGTCGGGCAGCGAGTCCTTCTTGCTCGGTGCGCAGCCGGCCATCAGGGCTACTACGGTGCCGGCGGCAACCAGCGAGGACATCAGGGCGGTCGTACGGCGTCGCGTCTGCATGCCCTGCATGGTAGTGGCTTGCGCGGAATTGCCGGGGCGCCGTTTACCCTGTGGGCGTGTTCACCGGAATAGTCGAGGAGCTCGGCGAGGTCGTCGAGGTGCAGGAATTCGCCGATGCGGCCCGATTCGTCATCCGCGGTCCGCTGGTGACCGCCGACGCCGGCCACGGCGATTCGATCGCCGTCAACGGCGTGTGCCTGACGGTCGTGGACGTCGCCGACGGGACGTTCTCCGCCGACGTGATGGCCGAGACGCTGGCCCGGTCCAGTCTGGGCGGACTGGGTCTCGGGTCGCCGGTCAACCTGGAACGCGCGGCCGCCGTCAACAGCCGCCTCGGCGGGCACATCGTGCAGGGGCACGTCGACGGCACCGGCACGGTGATCGCCCGGACCCCGTCGCAGCACTGGGAGGTGGTGCGTTTCGCGCTGCCGGCCGAACTGGCGAAATACCTGGTGGAGAAGGGTTCCATCACGGTCGACGGGACCTCGCTGACGGTGTCGGGCCTGGGCCGCGACGCCGACGGCGACTGGTTCGAGGTGTCGCTGATCCCGACCACGCTGGCGGCGACGACCCTCGGTGCGGCCGTTGTCGGAACCCGGGTCAACCTGGAGGTCGACGTGCTCGCCAAATACGTCGAGCGGTTGCTGGCCGCCCGGGAGCAGCCGGGGGAGTAACCCCCTGGTCTCGGTGGTTCATACTTGGTGAGCGTTTCGCGCGGTGATGCCGCACGCAGCGCGCCAGAGCGTCGAGGGTTCCAGCGTAGGAACCGGCAAGGTGGCAGGAAAGATGACCAGGCTGGACACCGTTGAACGGGCTGTCGCCGACATCGCGGCCGGCAAGGCCGTCGTCGTCATCGACGACGAGGACCGGGAGAACGAGGGTGACCTGATCTTCGCGGCCGAGAAGGCCACCCCGGAACTGGTGGCGTTCATGGTCCGCTACACCTCGGGCTACCTGTGCGTGCCGCTGGACGGCGACATCTGCGACCGGCTCGGCCTGCTGCCCATGTACGCGGTCAACCAGGACAAGCACGGCACCGCCTACACCGTCACCGTCGACGCGAGAAAAGGTGTGGGGACCGGGATTTCGGCGGCCGATCGGGCCACCACCATGAGGCTGCTGGCCGACCCTCAGGCCGAGGCCGGCGACTTCAGCAAGCCCGGCCACGTGGTGCCGCTGCGTGCCAAGGACGGCGGCGTGCTGCGCCGGCCCGGGCACACCGAGGCCGCCGTCGACCTGGCCCGGCTGGCCGGGCTGCAGCCCGCGGGCGCGATCTGCGAGATCGTCAGCCAGAAGGACGAGGGCTCGATGGCCCTGACCGACGAGCTGCGGGTGTTCGCCGACGACCACGACCTGGCGCTGATCTCCATCGCCGACTTGATCCAGTGGCGGCGCAAGCACGAACGCCACATCGAGCGCATCGCCGAGGCCCGCATCCCCACCCGGCACGGTGACTTCCGCGCCGTCGGCTACTCCAGCATGTACGAGGACGTCGAGCACGTCGCCCTGGTCCGCGGCGACGTGTCCGCCGACAACGGGGAGGACGTGCTGGTCCGGGTGCACTCGGAGTGCCTGACCGGCGACGTGTTCGGCTCGCGGCGCTGCGACTGCGGCCCGCAGTTGGACGCGGCGATGGCGATGGTGGCCAAGGAGGGCCGCGGCGTGGTGCTCTACATGCGCGGGCACGAGGGCCGTGGCATCGGCCTGATGCACAAGCTGCAGGCCTATCAGCTGCAGGACGCCGGCGCCGATACCGTCGACGCCAACCTGGAGCTCGGCCTGCCCGCCGATGCCCGCGACTACGGCATCGGCGCGCAGATCCTCGTCGACCTCGGTATCAAGTCGATGCGGTTGCTGACCAACAATCCGGCCAAGCGGGTTGGCCTGGACGGCTACGGCCTGCACATCACCGAGCGGGTGCCGCTGCCGGTGC contains these protein-coding regions:
- a CDS encoding riboflavin synthase, which encodes MFTGIVEELGEVVEVQEFADAARFVIRGPLVTADAGHGDSIAVNGVCLTVVDVADGTFSADVMAETLARSSLGGLGLGSPVNLERAAAVNSRLGGHIVQGHVDGTGTVIARTPSQHWEVVRFALPAELAKYLVEKGSITVDGTSLTVSGLGRDADGDWFEVSLIPTTLAATTLGAAVVGTRVNLEVDVLAKYVERLLAAREQPGE
- a CDS encoding MFS transporter, with protein sequence MRSGSSRYVAIGAGGLAVLLGAIDTYVVVTIMEDIMRDVGIGVNQIQRVTPIITGYLLFYVAAMPLLGRTSDRFGRKTVLQLGLVFFAIGSVITAASASLGKALAGDLDYLDLEMFGRVLPIGTTLSDMSGILTPLNILIFGRVVQGAASGALLPVTLALAADLWPARDRTKILGGIGAAQELGSVLGPLWGIAVVAMLHTWKDVFWINVPLTLLAMALIHISLPGHDRATTKTEKVDVVGGLLLAVALGLAVLGLYNPNPDGKQILPDWGVPMVIGAAVAAVLFLLWEWQAKTRLIDPRNMRVLPFLAAMAASACTGAALMVTLVNVELFGRGVAGLSQSDAALALMWFLVALPIGAVVGGFLAERFGDRMVVIPGMLIASFGYLLISHWDVDVMTEHHQLGPIALPKFDTDLIIAGVGLGLVIAPLTSAALRVVPKAQHGIASSLVVVARMVGMLVGVAALSAWGLYRFHQIMSAANPSLAEIGAVSRRAFAQQYGEIFGATAVICLMGAALGALIAGRNVNVDGDEDDDAPENGDAAVEVSATPESN
- a CDS encoding bifunctional 3,4-dihydroxy-2-butanone-4-phosphate synthase/GTP cyclohydrolase II produces the protein MTRLDTVERAVADIAAGKAVVVIDDEDRENEGDLIFAAEKATPELVAFMVRYTSGYLCVPLDGDICDRLGLLPMYAVNQDKHGTAYTVTVDARKGVGTGISAADRATTMRLLADPQAEAGDFSKPGHVVPLRAKDGGVLRRPGHTEAAVDLARLAGLQPAGAICEIVSQKDEGSMALTDELRVFADDHDLALISIADLIQWRRKHERHIERIAEARIPTRHGDFRAVGYSSMYEDVEHVALVRGDVSADNGEDVLVRVHSECLTGDVFGSRRCDCGPQLDAAMAMVAKEGRGVVLYMRGHEGRGIGLMHKLQAYQLQDAGADTVDANLELGLPADARDYGIGAQILVDLGIKSMRLLTNNPAKRVGLDGYGLHITERVPLPVRANAENIRYLMTKRDRMGHDLSGLDDFHESTTMDGYDEAVYLLGERHNPGAQPETGNS
- a CDS encoding LppX_LprAFG lipoprotein, producing the protein MSSLVAAGTVVALMAGCAPSKKDSLPDGAALVSSSAATTKNVTSAHIEIEITGTIEEMPVQKLSGDLTTVPATAAQGTVDVSMFGQTAKDVPFVVADGLLYAKITGDKYSEVGEAKKYYDPSVILDPNEGLANLLTNFSDAKSEKTEKLNGTVDTVKVSGKVSADAANKLLPQLNATAPIDSTVWISPDGDHNLVRAKISPNANTSVQVTLSNWNKPVTVTKPAQ